From a single Oscarella lobularis chromosome 20, ooOscLobu1.1, whole genome shotgun sequence genomic region:
- the LOC136198828 gene encoding DNA topoisomerase 2-alpha-like, which yields MEKPLQAPTDETSTRLSLSLETNKTKIEKILNRPDTYIGSMKYVTQNMWVHTYGRCGADAIVKRPVTFVPGLYKIIDEIVTNAVLNKRGDPSMERLDIDIDGEKNVIRVRNDGKGVAVEDTDTGLKLCSIFSKSFTVETTCEESGMIFKQTWGDNARFSDEPQLTSFTGRDYTCITFAPDLARFNMEKLDGDIVALLRRRAHDVAGSLRGVKVYFNKRKIPICSFREYVECYLKSTEDEFAGKEGPSGKDVKRFVHSRVGEDWEVCVAASASGFQQVSFVNSIATTRGGTHVEYLTRKLVNKVATAMKHKITGGMEHDRVKSRIWIFANCFVENPTFDSPTKENMTLPATSFGSSCSTFDEDFVKKVVDLIVQLPDVNSQADLCRNVAATTKQTKRKEISAVADASSPGENETSTLILTDRNSGNALALSGLSVVGRKHFGIYHISEKMPNVFEATDAQIEDDAEIKKIVEIVGLEHDRDYSSVTDLEALRYRRLMIMTDQDEDGTNMKGILIRFLHYKWPLLLQLPFLEQFITPRVKVFNGPNEKTFYSLSKFYEWKAKTLDSKSWRVKYYKGLGTSTPKEAKEYFQDLERHRVKFSFSGSRDEAAITLAFAKDNVAWQKLWINDWLAQLKKKRQVGENESFCHGREVDQLTFSDFVNNELVQLANADTERFIPSLADGLKPCQRKVIFTCFKRKDIDVLNVSQLACSVADLTAYHDSSTSLENAIIGLAQNFVGSNNINLLEPIGQFGTRLRGGKDAASSRYIFTALSPLARLIISPLDNPNLTYLRDDNLRIEPECYYPVLPLVLVNGSEGIGRKFSSFVPHYDVREIVANIQRMLDGLEPVAMAPSYKGFTGTIRQDDKHHFVSFGKIARLDDTHLEITELPIGTWTHVYKEEVLERMLCGSNMIEQLISDYTEDQKDTSVRFVVTMTKANMDTCEKTGFHDTFQLESSLATNNLVLFDSKGCLKKYSNVLEILKEFFDLRLERYAMRKRWLQRQLKAEVEKLTNQARFIDKKSKGKVIVENMKRREIIAWLSGRGYASDPVEAWKETVVSSTEADIEAGDEHSERDEGHTKTARGLNFDYLLGLSLTKEGTAELLAKRNEKMSELRIVSEKTPETMWKDDLEKVLEELEKVEQNEKHVRSIPTTQPSLEEEPGLSAESLSVGKDSATKRKHVATMEGNDSDVVSAEEEKSKATASKKVKDRAIRPRGRPPKKLPRSRYSYSEKDDTDFLPGPPKKKTASSSAAKRKETSVPASDVYCRVSPPSKRSRRFAEKWDEKAYDEMGSNNQLVLFEFSTAAEETVTTEKAESGASAVHEESNF from the exons ATGGAGAAACCTTTGCAG GCTCCTACTGACGAAACATCGACCCGACTTTCCCTATCCCTCGAAACGAACAAAACGAAGATTGAGAAGATTCTTAACCGACCCGATACGTACATTGGTTCAATGAAATATG TGACTCAAAACATGTGGGTTCATACTTATGGGAGGTGCGGTGCGGATGCCATCGTGAAAAGACCTGTGACGTTCGTGCCGGGCCTCTATAAGATTATTGACGAAATCGTCACAAACGCTGTCTTGAACAAACGAGGCGATCCGTCCATGGAAAGACTCGATATAGACATTGACGG GGAGAAAAATGTTATTCGAGTGCGGAATGACGGAAAGGGAGTCGCCGTTGAAGATACGGATACGGGATTGAAGCTGTGCAGCATTTTCTCAAAGAGCTTTaccgtcgagacgacgtgTGAAGAATCGGGAATGATATTTAAACAA ACTTGGGGTGATAACGCGCGTTTTTCCGACGAGCCTCAACTGACGTCTTTCACCGGAAGAGATTACACGTGCATCACGTTCGCGCCTGATTTAGCGCGATTCAATATGGAAAAACTCGACGGAGACATCGTCGCTTTGTTAAGAAGACGTGCCCATGATGTTGCTGGCTCATTGCGTGGCGTCAAAGTCTATTTCAACAAAAGGAAGATACCT ATTTGTTCTTTTCGCGAGTACGTCGAATGTTATCTGAAAAGTACAGAGGATGAATTTGCGGGAAAAGAGGGACCTTCAGGAAAGGACGTCAAGCGATTCGTTCACTCTCGAGTTGGAGAAGACTGGGAAGTCTGCGTTGCGGCGAGTGCAAGTGGATTTCAACAAGTCAGCTTTGTCAATAGTATTGCAACAACCAGG ggAGGTACTCACGTTGAGTATTTGACCCGGAAGTTGGTCAATAAGGTCGCAACGGCGATGAAGCACAAGATCACGGGCGGCATGGAACATGATCGAGTCAAATCGCGTATCTGGATCTTTGCAAATtgtttcgtcgaaaatcCTACGTTTGATAGTCCGACGAAAGAGAATATGACGCTTCCGGCAACGAGTTTCGGCTCATCGTGCAGCACATTCGATGAAGATTTTGtgaagaaagtcgtcgatcTAATTGTTCAATTGCCAGATGTCAATTCACAG GCTGATCTTTGTCGTAACGTTGCCGCCACGACGAAGCAGACCAAGCGGAAGGAGATTTCCGCTGTGGCCGACGCGAGCTCCCCTGGAGAAAACGAAACCAGCACTCTTATTCTAACCGATAGAAACTCGGGAAATGCTTTGGCCTTGAGTGGGCTCAGCGTCGTCGGTCGCAAACACTTCGGCATCTATCATATTAGTGAGAAAATGCCCAACGTCTTCGAGGCAACTGACGCGCAG ATTGAGGACGATGCCGAGATCaagaagatcgtcgagatTGTCGGTCTCGAGCATGACAGAGATTACAGCTCCGTTACTGATCTGGAAGCGCTTCGTTACCGTCGTCTCATGATTATGACTGATCAGGATGAAGACGGAACAAACATGAAAGGAATTCTCATCAGATTCCTTCATTATAAGTGGCCTCTTCTGCTTCAACTTCCTTTTCTCGAGCAATTCATCACTCCCAGAGTCAAA GTTTTCAATGGGCCGAATGAGAAGACATTCTATTCGCTTTCCAAGTTTTACGAGTGGAAAGCGAAGACCCTTGATTCGAAATCGTGGCGTGTCAAGTACTACAAAGGATTGGGAACGAGCACGCCGAAAGAGGCCAAAGAATATTTTCAAGATTTGGAGAGACATCGGGTTAAGTTCTCGTTTTCAGGATCACGTGACGAAGCAGCAATTACATTG GCTTTTGCTAAGGATAACGTTGCTTGGCAAAAACTTTGGATTAATGACTGGCTGGCTcaactgaagaagaaacgtcaaGTTGGAGAAAACGAG TCGTTTTGTCACGGGCGTGAAGTCGACCAATTGACGTTCAGCGATTTTGTGAACAACGAACTTGTGCAGCTCGCGAACGCTGATACTGAAAGATTCATTCCTTCGTTAGCTGACG GACTCAAGCCTTGTCAGAGAAAGGTCATTTTCACTTGTTTCAAGAGGAAGGACATAGACGTATTGAACGTGTCTCAGTTGGCTTGTTCTGTGGCCGATCTCACCGCCTATCATGACAGCAGT ACGAGTCTCGAGAACGCGATTATTGGTCTCGCTCAGAACTTCGTCGGCAGTAACAACATCAATCTCCTCGAGCCGATCGGTCAATTTGGCACGCGTCTTCGCGGTGGCAAAGATGCGGCTAGTTCGCGATACATTTTCACCGCTCTCAGCCCACTTGCTCGTCTTATCATATCTCCTCTTGACAACCCGAACCTCACGTATCTTCGTGACGACAACTTGCGCATCGAACCCGAGTGCTATTACCCTGTTCTTCCTCTGgttctcgtcaacggatCAGAGGGAATCGGAAGGAAATTCAGTAGCTTTGTTCCCCATTACGACGttcgcgaaatcgtcgcgaatATTCAGCGAATGCTCGACGGCCTCGAGCCGGTTGCCATGGCACCGTCCTATAAGGGTTTCACCGGCACTATTCGTCAGGACGACAAGCACCATTTCGTGAGTTTTGGAAAGAtcgctcgtctcgacgacacgCATTTGGAAATCACGGAACTTCCAATCGGAACGTGGACGCATGTATATAAAGAGGAAGTGCTGGAGCGCATGCTGTGCGGTTCGAACATGATTGAACAACTTATTAG TGATTATACTGAGGATCAAAAGGATACGTCTGTTCGGTTTGTCGTCACTATGACCAAAGCTAACATGGATACCTGTGAGAAGACGGGGTTCCACGACACGTTCCAGTTGGAGTCGTCACTGGCGACAAACAATCTT gttttgtTTGATAGTAAGGGATGTTTGAAGAAGTATTCAAACGTTCTTGAAATTCTGAAGGAGTTTTTTGATTTGCGTCTGGAGCGATATGCGATGAGAAAGAGGTGGCTCCAAAGGCAGCTAAAGGCTGAAGTCGAAAAGCTGACGAACCAGGCACGTTTTATCGACAAGAAGTCCAAAGGAAAAGTCATTGTTG AAAACATGAAGAGAAGGGAGATAATAGCTTGGTTGAGTGGACGAGGCTACGCCTCCGATCCCGTCGAAGCGTGGAAAGAGACGGTTGTCTCGTCCACTGAAGCCGATATCGAGGCGGGAGACGAGCATTCGGAGAGGGACGAAGGCCATACAAAGACCGCGCGTGGACTCAACTTCGACTATCTTCTCGGCTTGTCCCTGACAAAAGAAGGAACAGCCGAGCTTCTTGCAAAGCGAAATGAAAAG ATGTCTGAATTGAGAATAGTAAGCGAAAAGACTCCAGAGACTATGTGGAAAGACGACTTGGAAAAAGTTCTAGAAGAACTGGAG aAAGTGGAGCAGAACGAGAAACACGTCCGATCGATTCCGACAACTCAGCCGTCTTTGGAAGAAGAACCAGGTCTATCAGCCGAGTCGTTGTCCGTCGGAAAGGACTCTGccacgaaaagaaaacacgtGGCGACGATGGAAGGAAACGattccgacgtcgtctcggccgaagaagagaaatccaAAGCGACAGCGTCAAAGAAG GTCAAGGATCGAGCAATAAGGCCGCGAGGACGCCCTCCCAAGAAACTTCCCAGGAGCCGTTACAGTTActctgaaaaagacgacacCGACTTCCTGCCTGGgccgccgaagaagaaaacggcttCTTCTAGCGCGGCGAAGAGGAAGGAAACATCTGTACCTGCCTCTGATGTTTATTGTCGAGTGTCTCCGCCCTCGAAGCGCTCCCGGCGCTTCGCAGAGAAATGGGACGAGAAGGCTTACGATGAAATGGGAAGTAACAACCAGCTAGTGCTCTTCGAGTTTTCCACAGCGGCCGAAGAAACCGTCACCACGGAAAAGGCTGAGAGCGGAGCGTCGGCGGTGCATGAAGAGTCCaatttttga
- the LOC136199108 gene encoding phospholipase B1, membrane-associated-like isoform X2, producing the protein MANAIVFLYVLVAAAQSTITTALFTVTTQEEYEENFDAKILFLKDPVGAEFSCEHLPPRSIPANTVHELRPDDIKVVAAMGDSITAGFYARSTYFWQIIEYTGVSWSIGGYLKNATMSATIPNFLEFYNADVKGASMSFRPPLPCISIESQNNLNVAMSGSTSGLLMKQAMNMKKIMERRSDINIDEDWKLITLWIGGNDLCFSCVEGITTPFCDFDNITVENFLKDVEEALVYLKDNVPKAFVNLVNVVDVTLLREIQGHEGCPKESPCYCLNEGTLHEMAIEMQNGMSELAAKGSLTTDTFTVVLQPFFEEMALPPDPVSYFAPDCFHFSTKGHATAAVSLWNNMLEPVGHKSTGFQSLEAKCPSKENNYYFYTSRNSAAVPNDQKKNEL; encoded by the exons ATGGCCAACGCTATTGTTTTCCTTTACGTGTTAG TTGCAGCCGCACAGTCTACCATCACGACTGCACTGTTCACAGTCACGACTCAAGAGGAATATGAAGAAAATTTTG ACGCTAAAATCCTATTTCTTAAAGAC CCTGTTGGAGCCGAATTTTCCTGCGAGCATCTTCCTCCCCGAAGCATTCCAGCAAACACGG TCCACGAACTTCGGCCTGATGACATCAAAGTGGTGGCGGCTATGGGAGATTCAATAACG gcCGGATTTTACGCCAGAAGCACATATTTTTGGCAAATAATTGAATACACAGGAGTCTCGTGGAG CATTGGCGGCTACttgaaaaacgcgacgatGTCAGCGACAATACCTA ATTTCCTCGAGTTTTACAACGCTGATGTGAAGGGAGCCTCAATGTCGTTTCGGCCCCCGCTGCCTTGCATCAGTATAGAATCCCAAAATAATTTGAACGTTGCTATGAGCGGATCAACTTCGGG TCTTTTAATGAAGCAAGCTATGAATATGAAGAAAATCATGGAACGCCGAAGT GACATCAACATAGATGAAGATTGGAAGTTGATCACGTTGTGGATTGGCGGAAACGACCTCTGCTTTAGTTGCGTAGAGGGCATTACGACTCCCTTTTGCGACTTTGATAACATCACGGTTGAAAATTTCTTAAAAGACGTCGAGGAAGCGCTCGTTTACCTGAAAGATAAT GTGCCAAAAGCGTTCGTCAATTTGGTGAACGTTGTGGATGTAACGCTTCTTCGGGAAATTCAAGGACACGAAGGCTGTCCTAAAGA GAGCCCTTGTTATTGTCTTAATGAGGGTACTTTGCACGAAATGGCAATCGAGATGCAA AATGGAATGAGTGAACTTGCTGCTAAAGGTTCGTTGACGACGGACACATTTACTGTCGTTTTGCAGCCGTTTTTTGAGGAAATGGCTTTGCCG CCTGATCCAGTGAGTTATTTTGCTCCTGATTGTTTCCACTTCAGCACGAAAGGCCACGCAACTGCAGCAGTGTCTCTCTGGAACAACATG CTAGAGCCGGTTGGACATAAATCGACAGGGTTTCAAAGTTTGGAAGCGAAGTGTCCGTCCAAGGAAAAT AACTACTACTTTTACACCAGCAGAAACAGCGCCGCCGTTCCGAACGatcaaaaaaagaatgagCTGTAG
- the LOC136199108 gene encoding phospholipase B1, membrane-associated-like isoform X4 has product MGDSITAGFYARSTYFWQIIEYTGVSWSIGGYLKNATMSATIPNFLEFYNADVKGASMSFRPPLPCISIESQNNLNVAMSGSTSGLLMKQAMNMKKIMERRSDINIDEDWKLITLWIGGNDLCFSCVEGITTPFCDFDNITVENFLKDVEEALVYLKDNVPKAFVNLVNVVDVTLLREIQGHEGCPKESPCYCLNEGTLHEMAIEMQNGMSELAAKGSLTTDTFTVVLQPFFEEMALPPDPVSYFAPDCFHFSTKGHATAAVSLWNNMLEPVGHKSTGFQSLEAKCPSKENVIHLELLLLHQQKQRRRSERSKKE; this is encoded by the exons ATGGGAGATTCAATAACG gcCGGATTTTACGCCAGAAGCACATATTTTTGGCAAATAATTGAATACACAGGAGTCTCGTGGAG CATTGGCGGCTACttgaaaaacgcgacgatGTCAGCGACAATACCTA ATTTCCTCGAGTTTTACAACGCTGATGTGAAGGGAGCCTCAATGTCGTTTCGGCCCCCGCTGCCTTGCATCAGTATAGAATCCCAAAATAATTTGAACGTTGCTATGAGCGGATCAACTTCGGG TCTTTTAATGAAGCAAGCTATGAATATGAAGAAAATCATGGAACGCCGAAGT GACATCAACATAGATGAAGATTGGAAGTTGATCACGTTGTGGATTGGCGGAAACGACCTCTGCTTTAGTTGCGTAGAGGGCATTACGACTCCCTTTTGCGACTTTGATAACATCACGGTTGAAAATTTCTTAAAAGACGTCGAGGAAGCGCTCGTTTACCTGAAAGATAAT GTGCCAAAAGCGTTCGTCAATTTGGTGAACGTTGTGGATGTAACGCTTCTTCGGGAAATTCAAGGACACGAAGGCTGTCCTAAAGA GAGCCCTTGTTATTGTCTTAATGAGGGTACTTTGCACGAAATGGCAATCGAGATGCAA AATGGAATGAGTGAACTTGCTGCTAAAGGTTCGTTGACGACGGACACATTTACTGTCGTTTTGCAGCCGTTTTTTGAGGAAATGGCTTTGCCG CCTGATCCAGTGAGTTATTTTGCTCCTGATTGTTTCCACTTCAGCACGAAAGGCCACGCAACTGCAGCAGTGTCTCTCTGGAACAACATG CTAGAGCCGGTTGGACATAAATCGACAGGGTTTCAAAGTTTGGAAGCGAAGTGTCCGTCCAAGGAAAAT GTCATACATTTAGAACTACTACTTTTACACCAGCAGAAACAGCGCCGCCGTTCCGAACGatcaaaaaaagaatga
- the LOC136199108 gene encoding phospholipase B1, membrane-associated-like isoform X1: MANAIVFLYVLVAAAQSTITTALFTVTTQEEYEENFDAKILFLKDPVGAEFSCEHLPPRSIPANTVHELRPDDIKVVAAMGDSITAGFYARSTYFWQIIEYTGVSWSIGGYLKNATMSATIPNFLEFYNADVKGASMSFRPPLPCISIESQNNLNVAMSGSTSGLLMKQAMNMKKIMERRSDINIDEDWKLITLWIGGNDLCFSCVEGITTPFCDFDNITVENFLKDVEEALVYLKDNVPKAFVNLVNVVDVTLLREIQGHEGCPKESPCYCLNEGTLHEMAIEMQNGMSELAAKGSLTTDTFTVVLQPFFEEMALPPDPVSYFAPDCFHFSTKGHATAAVSLWNNMLEPVGHKSTGFQSLEAKCPSKENVIHLELLLLHQQKQRRRSERSKKE, from the exons ATGGCCAACGCTATTGTTTTCCTTTACGTGTTAG TTGCAGCCGCACAGTCTACCATCACGACTGCACTGTTCACAGTCACGACTCAAGAGGAATATGAAGAAAATTTTG ACGCTAAAATCCTATTTCTTAAAGAC CCTGTTGGAGCCGAATTTTCCTGCGAGCATCTTCCTCCCCGAAGCATTCCAGCAAACACGG TCCACGAACTTCGGCCTGATGACATCAAAGTGGTGGCGGCTATGGGAGATTCAATAACG gcCGGATTTTACGCCAGAAGCACATATTTTTGGCAAATAATTGAATACACAGGAGTCTCGTGGAG CATTGGCGGCTACttgaaaaacgcgacgatGTCAGCGACAATACCTA ATTTCCTCGAGTTTTACAACGCTGATGTGAAGGGAGCCTCAATGTCGTTTCGGCCCCCGCTGCCTTGCATCAGTATAGAATCCCAAAATAATTTGAACGTTGCTATGAGCGGATCAACTTCGGG TCTTTTAATGAAGCAAGCTATGAATATGAAGAAAATCATGGAACGCCGAAGT GACATCAACATAGATGAAGATTGGAAGTTGATCACGTTGTGGATTGGCGGAAACGACCTCTGCTTTAGTTGCGTAGAGGGCATTACGACTCCCTTTTGCGACTTTGATAACATCACGGTTGAAAATTTCTTAAAAGACGTCGAGGAAGCGCTCGTTTACCTGAAAGATAAT GTGCCAAAAGCGTTCGTCAATTTGGTGAACGTTGTGGATGTAACGCTTCTTCGGGAAATTCAAGGACACGAAGGCTGTCCTAAAGA GAGCCCTTGTTATTGTCTTAATGAGGGTACTTTGCACGAAATGGCAATCGAGATGCAA AATGGAATGAGTGAACTTGCTGCTAAAGGTTCGTTGACGACGGACACATTTACTGTCGTTTTGCAGCCGTTTTTTGAGGAAATGGCTTTGCCG CCTGATCCAGTGAGTTATTTTGCTCCTGATTGTTTCCACTTCAGCACGAAAGGCCACGCAACTGCAGCAGTGTCTCTCTGGAACAACATG CTAGAGCCGGTTGGACATAAATCGACAGGGTTTCAAAGTTTGGAAGCGAAGTGTCCGTCCAAGGAAAAT GTCATACATTTAGAACTACTACTTTTACACCAGCAGAAACAGCGCCGCCGTTCCGAACGatcaaaaaaagaatga
- the LOC136199108 gene encoding phospholipase B1, membrane-associated-like isoform X3, with protein sequence MKKILTLKSYFLKTLLEPNFPASIFLPEAFQQTRVNRRFYAFHELRPDDIKVVAAMGDSITAGFYARSTYFWQIIEYTGVSWSIGGYLKNATMSATIPNFLEFYNADVKGASMSFRPPLPCISIESQNNLNVAMSGSTSGLLMKQAMNMKKIMERRSDINIDEDWKLITLWIGGNDLCFSCVEGITTPFCDFDNITVENFLKDVEEALVYLKDNVPKAFVNLVNVVDVTLLREIQGHEGCPKESPCYCLNEGTLHEMAIEMQNGMSELAAKGSLTTDTFTVVLQPFFEEMALPPDPVSYFAPDCFHFSTKGHATAAVSLWNNMLEPVGHKSTGFQSLEAKCPSKENVIHLELLLLHQQKQRRRSERSKKE encoded by the exons ATGAAGAAAATTTTG ACGCTAAAATCCTATTTCTTAAAGAC CCTGTTGGAGCCGAATTTTCCTGCGAGCATCTTCCTCCCCGAAGCATTCCAGCAAACACGGGTAAACAGGCGTTTCTACGCGT TCCACGAACTTCGGCCTGATGACATCAAAGTGGTGGCGGCTATGGGAGATTCAATAACG gcCGGATTTTACGCCAGAAGCACATATTTTTGGCAAATAATTGAATACACAGGAGTCTCGTGGAG CATTGGCGGCTACttgaaaaacgcgacgatGTCAGCGACAATACCTA ATTTCCTCGAGTTTTACAACGCTGATGTGAAGGGAGCCTCAATGTCGTTTCGGCCCCCGCTGCCTTGCATCAGTATAGAATCCCAAAATAATTTGAACGTTGCTATGAGCGGATCAACTTCGGG TCTTTTAATGAAGCAAGCTATGAATATGAAGAAAATCATGGAACGCCGAAGT GACATCAACATAGATGAAGATTGGAAGTTGATCACGTTGTGGATTGGCGGAAACGACCTCTGCTTTAGTTGCGTAGAGGGCATTACGACTCCCTTTTGCGACTTTGATAACATCACGGTTGAAAATTTCTTAAAAGACGTCGAGGAAGCGCTCGTTTACCTGAAAGATAAT GTGCCAAAAGCGTTCGTCAATTTGGTGAACGTTGTGGATGTAACGCTTCTTCGGGAAATTCAAGGACACGAAGGCTGTCCTAAAGA GAGCCCTTGTTATTGTCTTAATGAGGGTACTTTGCACGAAATGGCAATCGAGATGCAA AATGGAATGAGTGAACTTGCTGCTAAAGGTTCGTTGACGACGGACACATTTACTGTCGTTTTGCAGCCGTTTTTTGAGGAAATGGCTTTGCCG CCTGATCCAGTGAGTTATTTTGCTCCTGATTGTTTCCACTTCAGCACGAAAGGCCACGCAACTGCAGCAGTGTCTCTCTGGAACAACATG CTAGAGCCGGTTGGACATAAATCGACAGGGTTTCAAAGTTTGGAAGCGAAGTGTCCGTCCAAGGAAAAT GTCATACATTTAGAACTACTACTTTTACACCAGCAGAAACAGCGCCGCCGTTCCGAACGatcaaaaaaagaatga